In Thauera sp. JM12B12, one DNA window encodes the following:
- a CDS encoding acetyl/propionyl/methylcrotonyl-CoA carboxylase subunit alpha, with protein sequence MFDKILIANRGEIACRVIKTARRMGIKTVAVYSEADASARHVRLADEAVLIGPAAARESYLVIDKIIAAAKATGAQAIHPGYGFLSENEDFCHACEREGIVFIGPPVSAIRAMGSKSEAKKLMEAAGVPLTPGYHGDDQDPAYLHQQADAIGYPVLIKAAAGGGGKGMRLVEKSEDFIDLLASCKREAISSFGDDHVLVEKYITKPRHIEIQVFGDTHGNVVYLFERDCSVQRRHQKVLEEAPAPGMTLERRAAMGKAAVDAAKAVGYVGAGTVEFIANQDGSFYFMEMNTRLQVEHPVTEMITGLDLVEWQLRVASGEKLPLAQEQLQIRGHALEARIYAEDPAKGFLPSTGRLVHLAPPAESLHVRVDTGVEEGDEISPHYDPMIAKLIVWDINRDRALARMLQALADYRVVGVANNIEFLSRLTACPAFSGADLDTGLIEREKAYLFPSEEGVPDEVLQIAALAELLREAALADKRAQRTADARSPWHARDGWRMNATARRTLLFRHGEADRAVEVAYLPGAYRLTIDGRSVEARGELNPRGLLRVELDGTRMDATVIAAAGRRHVFAKGRAWQLAAVDPLHHGGEGGGAEGGLLAPMPGKVIALVAAEGAKVEKGAPLLILEAMKMEHTITAPAAGTVKAFRFGVGDQVGDGAELVEFEAAA encoded by the coding sequence ATGTTCGACAAGATCCTGATTGCCAACCGTGGAGAGATCGCCTGCAGGGTGATCAAGACCGCCCGCCGCATGGGCATCAAGACCGTCGCGGTGTATTCCGAGGCCGACGCCAGCGCCCGCCACGTGCGCCTGGCCGACGAGGCCGTGCTGATCGGTCCGGCGGCCGCGCGCGAGTCCTACCTGGTGATCGACAAGATCATCGCCGCGGCCAAGGCCACCGGCGCCCAGGCCATCCACCCCGGCTACGGTTTCCTGTCCGAGAACGAGGACTTCTGCCATGCCTGCGAGCGCGAGGGCATCGTCTTCATCGGCCCGCCGGTGTCGGCGATCCGCGCCATGGGCTCGAAGTCCGAGGCCAAGAAGCTGATGGAAGCGGCGGGTGTGCCGCTCACCCCCGGCTACCACGGCGACGACCAGGATCCCGCATATCTGCACCAGCAGGCCGACGCCATCGGCTACCCGGTGCTGATCAAGGCCGCGGCCGGCGGCGGCGGCAAGGGCATGCGCCTGGTGGAGAAGTCGGAGGACTTCATCGACCTGCTCGCCTCGTGCAAGCGCGAGGCGATCTCCAGCTTCGGCGACGACCACGTGCTGGTCGAGAAGTACATCACCAAGCCGCGCCACATCGAGATCCAGGTCTTCGGCGACACCCACGGCAACGTGGTGTACCTGTTCGAGCGCGACTGCTCGGTGCAGCGCCGCCACCAGAAGGTGCTGGAAGAGGCACCCGCGCCCGGCATGACGCTCGAACGGCGCGCGGCGATGGGCAAGGCCGCGGTCGATGCGGCCAAGGCGGTGGGCTATGTCGGCGCGGGCACGGTGGAGTTCATCGCCAACCAGGACGGCTCCTTCTACTTCATGGAGATGAACACCCGCCTGCAGGTCGAGCACCCGGTGACCGAGATGATCACCGGGCTGGACCTGGTGGAGTGGCAGTTGCGCGTGGCCTCGGGCGAGAAGCTGCCGCTGGCGCAGGAGCAGCTGCAGATCCGCGGCCATGCGCTCGAGGCGCGCATCTATGCCGAGGATCCGGCCAAGGGCTTCCTGCCCTCCACCGGCAGGCTGGTGCACCTGGCGCCGCCGGCCGAATCGCTGCACGTGCGCGTTGATACCGGCGTCGAGGAGGGCGACGAGATCAGCCCGCACTACGACCCGATGATCGCCAAGCTGATCGTGTGGGACATCAACCGCGACCGCGCGCTCGCCCGCATGCTGCAGGCGCTGGCCGACTACCGCGTGGTGGGGGTGGCCAACAACATCGAGTTCCTGTCGCGGCTTACCGCCTGCCCGGCGTTCTCCGGCGCCGACCTCGATACCGGTCTCATCGAGCGCGAGAAGGCCTACCTGTTCCCGAGCGAGGAGGGCGTGCCCGACGAGGTGCTGCAGATCGCCGCGCTCGCCGAGCTGCTACGCGAGGCGGCGCTGGCCGACAAGCGCGCCCAGCGCACCGCGGACGCGCGCTCGCCCTGGCACGCCCGCGACGGCTGGCGCATGAACGCCACCGCGCGCCGCACGCTGCTGTTCCGCCATGGCGAGGCCGACCGCGCGGTCGAGGTCGCTTACCTGCCCGGTGCCTACCGGCTGACGATCGATGGCCGCAGCGTGGAGGCGCGCGGCGAGCTCAACCCGCGCGGCCTGCTGCGCGTCGAGCTCGACGGCACGCGCATGGACGCCACGGTGATCGCCGCCGCCGGCCGCCGCCACGTCTTCGCCAAGGGCCGCGCCTGGCAGCTCGCCGCGGTCGACCCGCTGCACCACGGCGGCGAGGGCGGCGGTGCCGAGGGCGGCCTGCTGGCGCCGATGCCGGGCAAGGTCATCGCCCTGGTCGCCGCCGAGGGCGCGAAGGTGGAGAAGGGCGCGCCGCTGCTGATCCTGGAGGCGATGAAGATGGAGCACACCATCACCGCGCCTGCGGCCGGCACGGTCAAGGCCTTCCGCTTCGGCGTCGGCGACCAGGTCGGCGACGGCGCCGAACTGGTGGAATTCGAAGCTGCCGCCTGA
- a CDS encoding DUF4126 domain-containing protein: protein MDAYAWSSWPTELTALLDWSGLPLDMASLAALAAGLGWASGLRLYALVFVLGFLGRFGGVQLPGGLEVLTHPLLLGVSGVMLLAEFFADKLPWVDSMWDAVHTFIRIPAGAALAAAVMGDQGGALQVAAALAGGTLAAGTHFAKAGARAAINTSPEPVSNVTTSLGEDALFAGGLWMLLQEPLWFLGALVVFVVLAVALIVILWRFLRRVFRPRLRPTHPELPAP from the coding sequence GTGGACGCCTATGCGTGGAGCAGCTGGCCGACCGAGCTCACCGCGCTGCTCGACTGGAGCGGCCTGCCGCTCGACATGGCCTCGCTCGCCGCGCTGGCGGCCGGCCTGGGCTGGGCGAGCGGCTTGCGACTGTACGCGCTGGTGTTCGTGCTCGGGTTCCTGGGGCGCTTCGGCGGCGTGCAGCTGCCGGGTGGGCTGGAGGTGCTGACCCATCCGCTGCTGCTCGGGGTGTCCGGGGTGATGCTGCTGGCGGAGTTCTTCGCCGACAAGCTGCCCTGGGTCGATTCGATGTGGGACGCGGTGCATACCTTCATCCGCATCCCGGCAGGCGCGGCGCTCGCGGCTGCGGTGATGGGCGATCAGGGCGGTGCGCTGCAGGTGGCGGCGGCGCTCGCCGGCGGCACGCTGGCGGCGGGCACGCATTTCGCCAAGGCGGGGGCGCGCGCGGCGATCAACACCTCGCCCGAACCGGTGAGCAACGTCACCACCTCGCTCGGCGAGGACGCGCTGTTCGCCGGTGGGCTGTGGATGCTGCTGCAGGAGCCGCTGTGGTTCCTGGGGGCGCTGGTGGTGTTCGTGGTACTGGCAGTGGCGCTGATCGTGATCCTGTGGCGCTTCCTGCGGCGCGTGTTCCGGCCGCGGCTGCGACCGACGCATCCCGAGTTGCCCGCGCCGTGA
- a CDS encoding AMP-binding protein: MSSASYVHGASDKQLIGQTIGRFFDDACARHAEREALVVRHQNVRLTYAQLKSRVDALACGLMRLGLAPGDRIGIWSQNNMEWALTQFATAKAGLVLVNINPAYRRAELEYALNKVGCRALVLSPAFKTSNYLEMIADLAPELGHCEPGLLRSHRLPSLEMVIRMGADSSPGMLNFDDLLRAPSREELTALAVLSEKLQFDDPINIQFTSGTTGHPKGATLSHHNILNNGFFVGEAIKLVPGDRLCIPVPLYHCFGMVMGNLGCLTHGATMVYPAEAFEPLAVLEAVAQEHCTALYGVPTMFIAALDHPRFAEFDLASLRTGIMAGSPCPIEVMKRVIGKMNMAEVTIAYGMTETSPVSFQSGTDDPIDRRVSTVGRIQPHLEVKIVDTEGRIVPRGQAGELCTRGYSVMLGYWDDEAKTREAIDAGGWMHTGDLAVIDDEGYCNIVGRIKDMVIRGGENIYPREIEEFLYAHPKVLDVQVVGIPDQRFGEELCAWIIVREGERLTEDEVRAYCQGQIAHYKIPRYIRFVDSFPMTVTGKIQKFLIRQRMKEELGLDETKTA, translated from the coding sequence ATGAGCAGTGCAAGCTACGTCCACGGTGCGTCCGACAAGCAGCTGATCGGCCAGACCATCGGCCGCTTCTTCGACGACGCCTGCGCCCGCCACGCCGAGCGCGAGGCCCTGGTGGTGCGCCACCAGAACGTGCGCCTCACCTACGCGCAGCTGAAGAGCCGCGTCGACGCGCTCGCCTGCGGGCTGATGCGCCTCGGCCTGGCGCCGGGCGATCGCATCGGCATCTGGTCGCAGAACAACATGGAGTGGGCGCTGACCCAGTTCGCCACCGCCAAGGCCGGCCTGGTGCTGGTCAACATCAACCCCGCCTACCGCCGCGCCGAGCTCGAGTACGCGCTCAACAAGGTGGGCTGCCGCGCGCTGGTGCTGTCGCCGGCCTTCAAGACCAGCAACTACCTCGAGATGATCGCCGACCTCGCCCCCGAGCTCGGCCACTGCGAACCTGGCCTGCTGCGCAGCCACCGCCTGCCCAGCCTGGAGATGGTGATCCGCATGGGTGCGGACAGCTCGCCCGGCATGCTCAACTTCGACGACTTGCTGCGCGCGCCCAGCCGCGAGGAACTCACCGCGCTCGCCGTGCTGTCCGAGAAGCTGCAGTTCGACGACCCGATCAACATCCAGTTCACCTCCGGCACTACCGGCCACCCCAAGGGCGCGACGCTGTCGCACCACAACATCCTCAACAACGGCTTCTTCGTGGGCGAGGCGATCAAGCTCGTGCCGGGCGACCGCCTGTGCATCCCGGTGCCGCTGTACCACTGCTTCGGCATGGTGATGGGCAACCTCGGCTGCCTCACCCACGGCGCCACCATGGTGTATCCCGCCGAGGCCTTCGAGCCGCTGGCGGTGCTGGAGGCGGTGGCACAGGAGCACTGCACCGCGCTCTATGGCGTGCCGACGATGTTCATCGCGGCGCTCGATCATCCGCGCTTTGCCGAGTTCGACCTCGCCAGCCTGCGCACCGGCATCATGGCCGGCAGCCCGTGCCCGATCGAGGTCATGAAGCGGGTGATCGGCAAGATGAACATGGCGGAGGTGACGATCGCCTACGGCATGACCGAGACCTCGCCGGTGAGCTTCCAGAGCGGCACCGACGACCCCATCGACCGCCGCGTGTCCACGGTCGGCCGCATCCAGCCCCACCTGGAGGTGAAGATCGTCGACACCGAGGGCCGCATCGTGCCGCGCGGCCAGGCCGGCGAGCTGTGCACCCGCGGCTACTCGGTGATGCTCGGCTACTGGGACGACGAGGCCAAGACCCGTGAGGCGATCGACGCCGGCGGCTGGATGCACACCGGCGACCTCGCGGTGATCGACGACGAGGGCTACTGCAACATCGTCGGCCGCATCAAGGACATGGTGATCCGCGGCGGCGAGAACATCTACCCGCGCGAGATCGAGGAATTCCTCTATGCGCATCCGAAGGTGCTCGACGTGCAGGTGGTCGGCATCCCCGACCAGCGCTTCGGCGAGGAACTGTGCGCCTGGATCATCGTGCGCGAGGGTGAGCGCCTCACGGAGGATGAGGTGCGCGCCTATTGCCAGGGCCAGATCGCGCACTACAAGATCCCGCGCTACATCCGCTTCGTCGACAGCTTCCCGATGACGGTGACCGGTAAGATCCAGAAGTTCCTGATCCGCCAGCGCATGAAGGAAGAACTCGGGCTCGACGAGACGAAGACGGCCTGA
- a CDS encoding acyl-CoA thioesterase, producing the protein MDLPAHQLTMTVLMTPDTANFSGKVHGGAILKLLDQVAYACAARYAGHYVVTLSVDQVMFRQPIQVGELVTFLASVNHTGNSSMEVGIKVIAEDIRGKVVRHVNSCFFTMIAVDDEGRPTKVPALTPQTPDERRRFAEAELRRAMRREMERKFAEVGGGE; encoded by the coding sequence ATGGACCTGCCCGCCCACCAGCTCACGATGACCGTCCTGATGACGCCCGACACCGCGAACTTCTCGGGCAAGGTGCATGGCGGCGCCATCCTCAAGCTGCTCGACCAGGTGGCCTACGCCTGCGCCGCGCGCTACGCCGGCCACTACGTCGTCACGCTGAGCGTCGACCAGGTGATGTTCCGTCAGCCGATCCAGGTCGGCGAGCTGGTCACCTTCCTCGCCTCGGTGAACCACACCGGCAACTCGTCGATGGAGGTCGGCATCAAGGTCATCGCCGAGGACATCCGCGGCAAGGTCGTGCGCCACGTCAATAGCTGCTTCTTCACCATGATCGCGGTCGACGACGAAGGCCGACCGACCAAGGTACCGGCGCTGACACCGCAGACCCCGGACGAACGCCGCCGCTTCGCCGAAGCCGAACTGCGCCGCGCGATGCGGCGCGAGATGGAGCGCAAGTTCGCCGAGGTGGGCGGCGGGGAATGA
- a CDS encoding cupin domain-containing protein, with protein MHKTLTAFAHADTPASLDHPRPERLVQGNPLRTTWNHFARDGMSAGLWSCEQGAWRIAFADDTDEFFHVLSGRVRITDEGGLAREFGPGEACVIPAGFKGVFEVLEAVTKHYVFVQRGEMA; from the coding sequence ATGCACAAGACCCTCACCGCCTTCGCCCACGCCGACACGCCCGCCAGCCTCGACCATCCGCGCCCCGAGCGTCTCGTCCAGGGCAATCCGCTGCGCACCACCTGGAACCACTTCGCGCGCGACGGCATGTCCGCCGGGCTGTGGTCCTGCGAGCAAGGGGCGTGGCGGATCGCCTTCGCCGACGACACCGACGAGTTCTTCCACGTGCTCTCCGGCCGCGTCCGCATCACCGATGAAGGCGGGCTGGCGCGCGAGTTCGGGCCCGGCGAGGCGTGCGTGATCCCGGCGGGTTTCAAGGGCGTGTTCGAGGTGCTGGAGGCGGTGACCAAGCACTACGTCTTCGTGCAGCGCGGCGAGATGGCTTGA
- a CDS encoding isovaleryl-CoA dehydrogenase, producing MNVPSLNFNLGETIDALRDTLQAFCAAEIAPRAAEIDRVNEFPADLWKKLGDLGVHGMTVSEEYGGTDMGYLAHIVAMEEISRASASVGLSYGAHSNLCINQIRRNGTEAQKQKYLPKLISGDHVGALAMSEPNAGSDVVSMKLRADRKGDHFVLNGAKMWITNGGDADTLVVYAKTDINAGPKGITAFIIEKGMKGFTCGTHLDKLGMRGSNTYPLFFDDVEVPVENVLGGEANIGRGVQVLMSGLDYERAVLSGGPLGIMAACMDAVVPYMHERKQFDTPIGEFQLMQGKIADMYSTWSACRAYAYAVGQACDRIDHARTLRKDAAGVILYTAEKATWMAGEAIQALGGVGYTNEYAVGRLWRDAKLYEIGAGTSEIRRMLIGRELFSETR from the coding sequence ATGAACGTGCCCAGCCTGAACTTCAACCTCGGCGAGACCATCGACGCCCTGCGCGACACCTTGCAGGCCTTCTGCGCGGCGGAGATCGCGCCGCGCGCGGCCGAGATCGACCGTGTCAATGAGTTCCCCGCCGACCTGTGGAAGAAGCTGGGCGACCTCGGCGTGCACGGCATGACGGTGAGCGAGGAATACGGCGGCACCGACATGGGCTACCTCGCCCACATCGTGGCGATGGAGGAGATCTCGCGCGCGTCCGCTTCGGTGGGCCTGTCCTACGGTGCGCACTCCAACCTGTGCATCAACCAGATCCGCCGCAACGGCACCGAGGCGCAGAAGCAGAAGTACCTGCCCAAGCTGATCTCGGGCGATCACGTCGGTGCGCTGGCGATGTCCGAGCCCAACGCCGGCTCGGACGTGGTGTCGATGAAGCTGCGCGCCGACCGCAAGGGCGACCATTTCGTGCTCAATGGCGCCAAGATGTGGATCACCAACGGCGGCGACGCCGACACCCTGGTGGTCTATGCCAAGACCGACATCAATGCCGGCCCCAAGGGCATCACCGCCTTCATCATCGAGAAGGGCATGAAGGGCTTCACCTGCGGCACCCACCTCGACAAGCTCGGCATGCGCGGCTCCAACACCTACCCGCTGTTCTTCGACGACGTCGAGGTGCCGGTCGAGAACGTGCTCGGCGGCGAGGCCAACATCGGTCGCGGCGTGCAGGTGCTGATGTCCGGACTCGACTACGAGCGCGCGGTGCTGTCGGGCGGCCCGCTCGGCATCATGGCGGCGTGCATGGACGCGGTTGTGCCCTACATGCACGAGCGCAAGCAGTTCGACACCCCGATCGGCGAGTTCCAGCTCATGCAGGGCAAGATCGCCGACATGTACTCCACCTGGAGCGCCTGCCGCGCCTACGCCTACGCCGTGGGCCAGGCCTGCGACCGCATCGACCACGCGCGCACGCTTCGCAAGGACGCGGCCGGCGTCATCCTCTACACCGCCGAGAAGGCGACCTGGATGGCGGGCGAGGCGATCCAGGCCCTGGGCGGCGTGGGCTATACCAATGAATATGCAGTCGGCCGCCTGTGGCGCGACGCCAAGCTGTACGAGATCGGCGCCGGCACCAGCGAGATCCGCCGCATGCTGATCGGCCGCGAGCTGTTCTCCGAAACCCGCTGA
- a CDS encoding carboxyl transferase domain-containing protein: MSVIKSSINTRSEDFQANAASLRAQVEDLRAKAAQVSLGGGESARAKHTARGKLLPRDRVGHLLDPGTPFLEVGQMAAYGMYDDEAPSAGVITGIGRVQGVECMIVANDATVKGGTYYPMTVKKHLRAQEIAEQNNLPCIYLVDSGGAFLPKQDEVFPDRDHFGRIFFNQANMSAKGIPQVAVVMGSCTAGGAYVPAMSDETVIVKNQGTIFLGGPPLVKAATGEVVSAEDLGGGDVHTRLSGVADHLAENDAHALYIARRIVSNLNRTKPISLALGQGEAPLYDPEEIYGIIPSDTRKPFDVREIIARVVDGSRFDEFKARYGTTLVCGFAQLHGYPVGIVANNGILFGESAQKGAHFIELCGQRGIPLLFLQNITGFMVGRKYENGGIAKDGAKMVTAVATVQVPKITMLIGGSFGAGNYGMCGRAYSPRFLWMWPNSRISVMGGEQAASVLSTVRRDGIEAKGGSWSKDEEEAFKAPIREQYEFQGHPYYATARMWDDGVVDPAQSRRILGLSLSAALNAPIQPTKFGVFRM; this comes from the coding sequence ATGAGCGTGATCAAGTCCAGCATCAACACCCGCAGCGAAGACTTCCAGGCCAACGCCGCCAGCCTGCGCGCCCAGGTCGAGGACCTGCGCGCCAAGGCGGCCCAGGTCAGCCTCGGCGGCGGCGAGTCGGCACGTGCCAAGCACACCGCACGCGGCAAGCTGCTGCCGCGTGACCGCGTCGGCCACCTGCTCGACCCCGGCACCCCCTTCCTCGAGGTCGGCCAGATGGCGGCCTACGGCATGTACGACGACGAGGCGCCGTCTGCGGGTGTGATCACCGGCATCGGCCGCGTGCAGGGCGTCGAGTGCATGATCGTGGCCAACGACGCCACGGTGAAGGGCGGCACCTACTACCCGATGACGGTCAAGAAGCACCTGCGCGCGCAGGAGATCGCCGAGCAGAACAACCTGCCCTGCATCTACCTGGTCGACTCGGGCGGCGCCTTCCTGCCCAAGCAGGACGAGGTCTTTCCCGACCGCGACCACTTCGGCCGCATCTTCTTCAACCAGGCCAACATGTCGGCCAAGGGCATCCCGCAGGTCGCGGTGGTGATGGGTTCCTGCACCGCAGGTGGCGCCTACGTGCCAGCGATGTCGGACGAGACCGTCATCGTCAAGAACCAGGGCACGATCTTCCTTGGCGGTCCGCCGCTGGTGAAGGCGGCGACCGGAGAGGTGGTGAGTGCCGAGGACCTGGGCGGTGGCGATGTCCACACGCGCCTGTCCGGTGTGGCCGACCATCTGGCCGAAAATGACGCCCATGCGCTCTACATCGCGCGCCGCATCGTCTCCAACCTCAACCGCACCAAGCCGATCAGCTTGGCGCTCGGGCAGGGCGAGGCGCCGCTTTACGACCCGGAAGAGATCTACGGCATCATTCCCTCCGACACCCGCAAGCCCTTCGACGTGCGTGAAATCATCGCCCGCGTGGTCGATGGCTCGCGCTTCGACGAATTCAAAGCACGCTACGGCACGACCCTGGTGTGCGGCTTTGCCCAACTCCACGGCTACCCGGTGGGCATCGTCGCCAACAACGGCATCCTGTTCGGCGAGTCGGCGCAGAAGGGCGCGCACTTCATCGAGCTGTGCGGCCAGCGCGGCATCCCGCTGCTGTTCCTGCAGAACATCACCGGCTTCATGGTCGGGCGCAAGTACGAGAACGGCGGCATCGCCAAGGACGGCGCCAAGATGGTGACTGCCGTGGCGACCGTGCAGGTGCCCAAGATCACCATGCTCATCGGCGGCTCCTTCGGCGCCGGCAACTACGGCATGTGCGGCCGCGCCTACTCGCCGCGCTTCCTGTGGATGTGGCCGAATTCGCGTATCAGCGTGATGGGCGGCGAGCAGGCGGCGAGCGTGCTGTCCACCGTGCGCCGCGACGGCATCGAGGCCAAGGGCGGCAGCTGGAGCAAGGACGAGGAAGAAGCGTTCAAGGCGCCGATCCGCGAGCAGTACGAGTTCCAGGGCCATCCCTACTACGCCACCGCGCGCATGTGGGACGACGGCGTGGTCGATCCGGCGCAGTCGCGGCGCATCCTGGGATTGAGCCTGTCCGCCGCGCTCAACGCGCCAATCCAGCCGACCAAGTTCGGCGTGTTCCGGATGTAA
- a CDS encoding enoyl-CoA hydratase/isomerase family protein — MSYETLEIVREAGVATIWMNRPDVHNAFNAQLIADLTTACIALDADDSVRAVVLAGRGKSFSAGADLNWMKAAGEASEAENFADAMKLAGMLRTLAEMKKPTIARVHGAALGGGMGLASACDICIAGDKAVFATSEVKFGIIPSAISPYVIRAIGERQATRYFQTAERINATRAAALGLAHEAVAGEELDAKVAEVVEALLQGGPKSQAAAKDLIRAVANRPVSDAVVEDTARRIASLRATPEAKEGLAAFLDKRPAGWIAQR; from the coding sequence ATGAGCTACGAGACCCTGGAAATCGTCCGCGAAGCCGGCGTGGCGACGATCTGGATGAACCGTCCGGACGTGCACAACGCCTTCAACGCGCAACTGATCGCCGACCTCACCACCGCCTGCATCGCGCTCGATGCCGATGATTCGGTGCGCGCAGTGGTGCTCGCCGGGCGGGGAAAGAGCTTTTCCGCCGGCGCCGACCTCAACTGGATGAAGGCCGCCGGCGAGGCGAGCGAGGCGGAGAACTTCGCCGACGCGATGAAGCTCGCCGGCATGCTGCGCACGCTGGCCGAGATGAAGAAGCCGACCATCGCGCGCGTGCACGGCGCGGCGCTGGGCGGCGGCATGGGGCTGGCGAGCGCCTGCGACATCTGCATCGCGGGGGACAAGGCGGTGTTCGCGACCTCCGAGGTCAAGTTCGGGATCATCCCGTCGGCGATCAGCCCCTACGTGATCCGCGCCATCGGCGAGCGCCAGGCCACCCGCTACTTCCAGACCGCCGAGCGCATCAACGCCACGCGCGCGGCCGCGCTGGGTCTGGCGCACGAGGCGGTGGCGGGCGAGGAACTGGACGCCAAGGTGGCCGAGGTGGTCGAGGCCCTGCTGCAGGGCGGCCCGAAGTCGCAGGCCGCGGCCAAGGACCTCATCCGCGCGGTGGCCAACCGGCCGGTGAGCGACGCCGTGGTGGAGGACACCGCGCGCCGCATCGCCAGCCTGCGCGCAACGCCGGAGGCGAAGGAAGGCCTTGCCGCCTTCCTCGACAAGCGCCCCGCGGGCTGGATCGCGCAGCGCTGA
- a CDS encoding AraC family transcriptional regulator encodes MKILAPSPAELTRGRAATPIAFIRAIVTGYRRRGMDPASALAQAQIPPALLDDPDARVTAAQMEVMSGAAMQELDDETLGWFSRRLPWGSYGMLCRASLTSPTLEVALKRWCRHHRLLTEDIVFELIPARAGQRGVATIHVIEHADLGELREFCLVSTLRYLLGYACWLVDSRIALSEAAFPFPAPAHADAYAYLFAGPARFAAQAASISFDARYLALPVRRDERALQAMLQRALPLTVLQYRRDRLLVHSVGQILAADPAAIHTAEDVAAQLNTSVRTLHRQLKEEGVSLQRLKNDARREHAIRLLLQTRKPVKQVAAAVGFDSEKSFARAFREWTGVAPSAYRTRAEQPPGPPHGSPEA; translated from the coding sequence ATGAAGATCCTCGCCCCCTCGCCCGCCGAACTCACCCGCGGCCGCGCCGCCACGCCGATCGCCTTCATCCGCGCGATCGTCACCGGGTATCGCCGCCGGGGCATGGATCCGGCCAGCGCGCTCGCCCAGGCGCAGATCCCGCCGGCGCTGCTGGACGACCCCGACGCGCGCGTCACCGCCGCGCAGATGGAGGTGATGTCGGGCGCGGCCATGCAGGAGCTCGACGACGAGACCCTGGGCTGGTTCTCGCGCCGGCTGCCATGGGGCAGCTACGGCATGCTGTGCCGCGCCTCGCTCACCTCGCCGACGCTGGAGGTGGCCCTCAAGCGCTGGTGCCGCCACCACCGCCTGCTCACCGAGGACATCGTGTTCGAACTCATCCCGGCACGCGCCGGCCAGCGCGGCGTGGCGACGATCCATGTCATCGAGCACGCCGACCTTGGCGAGCTGCGCGAGTTCTGCCTGGTGAGCACGCTGCGCTATCTGCTCGGCTACGCCTGCTGGCTGGTGGATTCGCGCATTGCGCTCAGCGAGGCCGCCTTCCCCTTCCCCGCCCCGGCCCACGCCGACGCCTACGCCTACCTCTTCGCCGGCCCGGCGCGCTTCGCGGCGCAGGCGGCGAGCATCAGCTTCGACGCACGCTACCTCGCCCTGCCGGTGCGCCGCGACGAGAGGGCGCTGCAGGCGATGCTGCAACGGGCGCTGCCGCTCACCGTGCTGCAGTACCGCCGCGACCGCCTGCTGGTGCACAGCGTCGGCCAGATCCTGGCCGCCGACCCCGCGGCAATCCACACCGCCGAGGACGTCGCGGCACAGCTCAACACCTCGGTTCGCACCCTGCACCGGCAGCTGAAGGAAGAGGGGGTGTCGCTGCAGCGGCTCAAGAACGACGCTCGCCGCGAGCACGCGATCAGGCTGCTGCTGCAGACCCGCAAGCCGGTGAAACAGGTCGCGGCCGCCGTCGGCTTCGACAGCGAGAAGAGCTTCGCGCGCGCGTTCCGGGAGTGGACGGGGGTGGCGCCGAGCGCCTACCGGACGCGCGCCGAGCAGCCCCCCGGACCGCCGCATGGTTCGCCCGAGGCCTAG